A region of Dictyostelium discoideum AX4 chromosome 1 chromosome, whole genome shotgun sequence DNA encodes the following proteins:
- a CDS encoding hypothetical protein (Q8R3D1 TBC1 domain family member 13), which produces MSSIPSFNERVHYYKEALKPSSIDISIIQHLAEQGIPESHGLRACYWKILLRYLPLDRTQWEIHLKKSRNGYQDFINELMIDPYKGDSPPPKQEEFDHPLSVQTDSKWNEYWKDQNILIDIEKDVRRTFPSMHFFNYQQEDGKSIHYEALRRILFIYAKLNPGIKYVQGMNEILGHVYYIFATDPDQDCKKNAEADSFYCFTSLMSEIRDNFCKTLDRSDVGIISSIKKLNRILKDNDLELWTDLEDKKLNPQFYSFRWITLLLSQEFELPDVLRLWDALFSDPNRFDLLYFFCCSMLICVRDQILKSSFADSLKLLQAYPNTIDFHTIYSTALSLKNKTFKLNTENVLESGQSYAIRFFNPFASLSSPTSPNSSVNSNNSGRTSPNNSTVHDGGNNNNIISNDNNNNINNNNNNNNNHSVNTNNLKSENSITNSNSTSNSLLNKLKPSSGSSSPVTTTVLQSSIANNNNNNNINNNNNNNNNNNININNNNNNINSSSNNNNNTPTIPPNNSGNNNNNNNNNNNNNNNSNNNNNNNNNNNNNNNNNNNNNNNNNNNSNNNNINNNNNLNNNSNNNNNSTTPNNQSPSNQTPIIKGFFSKYFES; this is translated from the exons atgtCATCCATTCCATCATTTAATGAAAGAGTTCACTATTATAAGGAAGCATTAAAGccatcatcaattgatattaGTATCATCCAACATCTTGCAGAGCAAGGAATTCCAGAATCACACGGTTTAAGAGCATGTTATTGGAAG attttattaAGATATTTACCATTAGATAGAACACAATGggaaattcatttaaaaaaaagtagaaaTGGTTATCAAgattttattaatgaattaatgaTTGACCCATATAAAGGTgattcaccaccaccaaaacAAGAAGAATTTGATCAT cCATTAAGTGTTCAAACAGATAGTAAATGGAATGAATATTGGAAAGATCAAAACATATTAAtagatattgaaaaagatgTTAGAAGAACATTTCCATCAATGCATTTCTTTAATTATCAACAAGAGGATGGTAAATCAATTCATTATGAGGCATTAAGACGtattctatttatttatgcAAAATTGAATCCAGGTATTAAATACGTTCAAGGTATGAATGAAATATTGGGTCATGTTTATTACATTTTTGCAACTGATCCTGATCAagattgtaaaaaaaatgcAGAAGCAGATTCATTCTATTGTTTCACAAGTTTAATGAGTGAAATTCGTGATAACTTTTGTAAAACTCTAGATAGATCTGATGTTGGTATCATCAgtagtattaaaaaattaaatagaattttaaaagataatgattTAGAATTATGGACTGATTTa gaagataaaaaattgaatccACAATTTTATAGCTTTAGATGgattacattattattatcccaAGAATTTGAATTACCAGATGTATTAAGATTATGGGATGCATTATTTTCAGATCCAAATagatttgatttattatattttttctgTTGTTCAATGTTAAT ttgtgTAAGagatcaaattttaaaatcatcatttgCAGATTCATTAAAGCTATTACAAGCTTATCCAAATACAATTGATTTTCATACTATTTATTCCACAGCATTATCattaaagaataaaacatttaaattaaatacagAGAATGTTTTAGAATCTGGACAGTCCTATGCAATTAGATTTTTCAATCCATTTGCATCATTATCTTCACCAACATCACCAAATTCAAGTGTTAATTCAAACAATAGTGGAAGGACAAGTCCAAATAATTCAACTGTACATGATGgaggaaataataataatattattagtaacgataataataataatattaataataataataataataataataatcattctgttaatacaaataatttaaaaagtgaAAATTCCATAaccaatagcaatagcaCTAGTAATAGTttgttaaataaattaaaacctTCATCTGGTTCATCTTCACCTGTAACAACTACAGTTTTACAATCTTCAATTgcgaataataataataataataatattaataataataataataataataataataataatattaatattaataataataataataatattaacagtagtagtaataataataataacacgcCCACAATACCTCcaaataatagtggtaataataacaataataataacaataataataataataataataatagtaataataataataataataataataataataataataataataataataataataataataataataataataataataatagtaataataataatattaataataataacaatctcaataataatagtaataacaataataattctacAACTCCAAATAATCAAAGCCCAAGTAATCAAACTCCGATTATAAAAGGTTTCTTTTCCAAATATTTCGAATCTTAA
- a CDS encoding TH1 family protein, which yields MSTSPTHHQQQQQQHQTSPTHNQHTSPTHQQQQQQQQQQPTSPIHQQQQKQTSPTHNQPTSPTNSSTTTTTTTTNTNTLKTPTDLIKEKCESSLQQPDSIMSIEASSLMKEYITVGGRPQDVITFLSESYRGYAQMCNLLCYWLKIAGIPEEQIQTQFSNHLKEIIINKFDPKVADTIFTSSSTPPHWLDEMIVDSQWRSLIYQLSEEHKNCLMLNFIIQRISDSGYQNEIASLSTASTYYRVFNKVLFDSLADLVTLDEISFRQQLDEFKKSCCQHQHTYLYAQATIQNLIKNNPQKAYNLKRISQELEIEATKKNKIAQRISLMMSNISQYPLISSSITSLLMSNTTTTGDIIKLYNEYTKAQPPPVDFLRYPNLLELLLSDLFCPGKVIQSVHKSKWIYLVTYSVCINSSSSSNEKDNNVFKDITRAIEIVHNICQSNPLGSELQSVVGTLKDHLDFPIISMGIMQWIKHNLTDTTNLSSYNTLCVPIYLDFLRDICLRHPLHRSVVLNILVSHFEVEAQDLESLAILEMRKNVIDNIVYLFSCGYVIPVLDTIESWAPKIDPSLTRYFINQVLDIIEPPYSQSFMDKMKSIIKIINPFGESTKLEPSVQSFLDQCKNQLILNNNNNNNNNNLSTKTSTKRNNTEIYNNEDENEQVF from the exons atgtcCACTTCACCAacacatcatcaacaacaacaacaacaacatcaaactTCACCAACGCACAATCAACACACTTCACCAACAcatcagcaacaacaacaacaacaacaacaacaaccaacttCACCaatacaccaacaacaacaaaaacaaacttCACCGACACACAATCAACCAACTTCACCAACAAATTCctcaactacaacaacaacaaccacaacaaatacaaatacattAAAAACTCCAACCGACTTAATTAAAGAGAAATGTGAATCATCATTACAACAACCTGATTCAATCATGTCAATTGAAGCATCATCCTTAATGAAAGAATACATCACAGTTGGTGGTAGACCACAA GATgttattacatttttatcGGAAAGTTATAGAGGATATGCACAAATGTGTAATTTATTATGTTATTGGTTAAAGATAGCAGGTATACCAGAAGAACAAATTCAAACTCAATtttcaaatcatttaaaagaaatcataataaataaatttgatccAAAAGTTGCTGATACTATTTTTACTTCT tCTAGTACACCACCACATTGGTTAGATGAAATGATAGTTGATTCACAATGGAGATCACTTATATATCAATTATCAGAAGAACATAAGAATTGTTTAATGTTAAATTTCATAATTCAAAGAATATCAGATTCAGGTtatcaaaatgaaattgcATCATTAAGTACTGCCTCAACATACTATAgagtttttaataaagttttattcGATTCATTAGCGGATTTAGTAACATTggatgaaatttcatttcgTCAACAATtggatgaatttaaaaaatcatgtTGTCAACATCAACATACTTATTTATACGCTCAAGcaacaattcaaaatttaattaaaaataatcctCAAAAAgcttataatttaaaaagaatttctCAAGAATTAGAAATAGAAGCAactaaaaa aaataaaattgCACAAAGAATTTCGTTAATGATGTCAAATATATCACAATATCCATTAATATCATCAAGTATAACATCATTGCTAATGagtaatacaacaacaacaggtgatataattaaattatataatgaaTATACAAAAGCTCAACCACCACCAGTCGATTTTTTAAGGTATCCAAATTTATTGGAACTATTATTGAGTGATTTATTTTGTCCTGGTAAAGTCATTCAAAGTGTACATAAGAGTAAATGGATTTATTTAGTGACCTATAGTGTTTGtattaatagtagtagtagtagcaaTGAGAAAGATAATAATGTATTTAAAGATATTACACGTGCAATTGAAATAGTTCATAATATTTGTCAATCGAATCCATTAGGTTCAGAATTACAATCAGTTGTTGGTACTCTAAAAGATCATTTAGACTTTCCAATCATTTCAATGGGTATAATGCAATGGATTAAACATAATCTTACTGACACTACAAATCTTTCAAGTTATAATACTTTATGTGTACCAATTTATTTAGATTTCTTAAGAGAT atttgTTTAAGACATCCATTACATAGATCAGttgtattaaatatattagtaTCACATTTTGAAGTTGAAGCACAAGATTTAGAATCATTGGCAATATTAGAGATGAGAAAGAatgtaattgataatatagtttatttatttagttgTGGTTATGTTATACCAGTTTTAGATACAATTGAAAGTTGGGCACCAAAAATTGATCCTTCCTTAACTCGTTACTTTATAAATCAAGTTTTAGATATAATCGAACCACCTTATTCTCAATCATTTATGgataaaatgaaatcaatcattaaaatcattaatccATTTGGTGAAAGTACAAAATTGGAACCATCTGTTCAAAGTTTTTTAGATCAAtgtaaaaatcaattaattttaaataataataataataacaataataataatttatcaacaaaaacttcaacaaaaagaaataatactgaaatttataataatgaagatgaaaatgaacaagtattttaa